Proteins encoded by one window of Lathyrus oleraceus cultivar Zhongwan6 chromosome 1, CAAS_Psat_ZW6_1.0, whole genome shotgun sequence:
- the LOC127097022 gene encoding protein FAR1-RELATED SEQUENCE 5 — protein sequence MKEAVYDTFTTASFEQKWCSFIEKFDLQENDWLGGLYTECHRLAPTLLRKYFWAGMSTTQHSESIHAFFDGYNNSTTSLNQFVKQYDNALRIQEEKEFEADFNSMDTTIPCGSNSSIEKQFQSEFTNAKFKEIQEEFISKMNCSASLNSMEDCFATYHVLEEILVGDIRKERALKVVLNKENHDFKCECSLFEFRGIVCRHVLSVCSQERIISLPEKYVLTRWKKNIKRKHSYIKTSYGVTELKPQMDKFDKLCKHFYEAAEVAAESEETTEDLHETLHLFSSNMFGYKVIQVEYSGGMLQDCKLNFVLIQIVNGAFQTLKQWKLQFQTWLIHFTKLVNGSLTLLDAVPDYKTREIAVSDLVNTFHEVG from the exons ATGAAAGAAGCAGTCTATGATACATTTACAACAGCTAGTTTTGAACAAAAATGGTGTTCGTTCATAGAAAAGTTTGATCTCCAAGAAAATGATTGGTTGGGTGGGTTATATACTGAGTGTCATAGGTTGGCACCAACTTTATTAAGGAAATATTTTTGGGCTGGTATGTCAACTACGCAACATAGTGAGAGCATACATGCTTTCTTTGATGGATATAACAATTCTACAACAAGTCTAAATCAGTTCGTGAAACAATATGATAATGCTCTTAGAATTCAGGAAGAAAAGGAATTTGAAGCTGATTTTAATTCGATGGATACAACAATTCCATGTGGGTCAAACTCGTCCATTGAGAAGCAATTCCAAAGTGAGTTTACGAATGCCAAATTCAAGGAAATTCAAGAGGAATTCATATCTAAAATGAATTGTTCTGCCTCATTAAATAGCATGGAAGATTGCTTTGCTACGTATCATGTGTTGGAGGAGATTTTAGTTGGAGACATACGCAAAGAGCGAGCCTTAAAAGTTGTGCTTAATAAGGAAAACCATGATTTCAAATGTGAATGCTCATTATTTGAGTTTAGAGGTATTGTGTGTCGGCATGTGTTATCTGTGTGTAGTCAAGAGAGGATTATAAGTCTTCCAGAGAAGTATGTTTTAACGAGATGGAAGAAAAACATTAAAAGGAAGCATTCATATATCAAGACTAGTTATGGTGTAACAGAGTTGAAGCCACAAATGGATAAGTTTGACAAATTATGCAAGCATTTTTATGAGGCTGCTGAAGTAGCTGCCGAGTCAGAAGAGACTACCGAAGACCTCCATGAAACATTACATTTGTTTAGCTCTAATATGTTTGGATACAAA GTTATTCAGGTGGAATATTCGGGTGGGATGTTGCAAGATTGTAAATTGAATTTTGTATTAATCCAAATTGTAAATGGTGCA TTCCAGACTTTAAAACAATGGAAATTGCAGTTTCAGACTTGGTTAATACATTTCACGAAGTTGGTTAATGGAAGTTTAACTTTGCTTGATGCAGTTCCAGACTATAAAACAAGGGAAATTGCAGTTTCAGACTTGGTTAATACATTTCACGAAGTTGGTTAA
- the LOC127097032 gene encoding uncharacterized protein LOC127097032 — MATKLNWFASLVNQELVSRWDVRSRGFRVRDRIVPFTPVDVSFALGLSIVGKSLVVEEDQQCETLDIFKGDDVTINNIRKQLRCHKKKLVNFVRLYILLAFVEFYFPKTGNKVFTRFVKKLDDFDSLDAHSWGIVVYNFVVSSLCESSVMLKEGKNKAQRHLNGRVAILQIWAFNHLSLGKAPPVSRFSFPRIIDRVVAIEEELKYDIVNASLFEQGQQFVDVIDYHRLVTENKDFKERIAVLEYEVRMMKEARVNTPLEDEVVQDSR; from the exons ATGGCGACGAAACTGAA TTGGTTTGCGTCGTTGGTTAATCAG GAGTTGGTAAGTAGATGGGACGTACGTAGTAGGGGATTTAGGGTTAGGGATAGAATAGTTCCCTTTACTCCAGTTGATGTTTCTTTTGCTCTTGGATTGTCTATTGTTGGTAAGTCTCTAGTAGTAGAAGAAGATCAACAATGTGAAACATTAGATATATTTAAAGGGGATGATGTAACCATTAACAATATCCGCAAACAACTTCGTTGCCATAAGAAAAAATTAGTTAATTTTGTTAGACTTTACATATTACTTGCATTTGTGGAGTTTTACTTTCCCAAAACAGGGAATAAGGTATTTACAAGATTTGTTAAGAAATTGGATGATTTTGATTCCCTTGATGCCCATAGTTGGGGAATTGTTGTTTATAACTTTGTGGTTTCTAGTTTATGTGAGTCTTCAGTTATGTTGAAGGAGGGGAAAAACAAGGCACAAAGACATTTAAACGGGCGAGTTGCCATATTGCAG ATTTGGGCATTCAACCACTTATCTTTAGGGAAAGCACCACCTGTTTCTAGGTTTAGTTTTCCACGT ATAATTGATAGAGTGGTTGCAATAGAGGAAGAGCTAAAATATGACATAGTCAATGCTTCTCTGTTTGAACAAGGACAACAATTTGTGGATGTTATTGATTATCATAGATTGGTGACTGAGAATAAAGATTTCAAAGAGAGAATAGCAGTTCTTGAGTATGAAGTGAGGATGATGAAAGAGGCGAGAGTTAACACTCCGCTTGAGGACGAAGTTGTTCAAGATAGTCGATAA